Within Bactrocera oleae isolate idBacOlea1 chromosome 6, idBacOlea1, whole genome shotgun sequence, the genomic segment ATCATCAGAGTTCCAGCCGAACGGGAAGGCGGCGCAGGCAACAATCATACAAATCgctataataaatatgaatgaaaaaaaaattaaatatttttacataatgaGTGGAGATTTAAGTAAATGAAACACGTTATGATGgttgattatttattttactttatcctaatttttcatgcaaattcATAATTTAATACGTCTTATAGTTCTAGGGAAGATCTGTGTTAAGCTTAAACTTGCAAAGATTTGTAGTTAACACTCTGCTACTGTTACTACGGTACACCTCTTTGGAGTGTTGCGAAAGACAAAGCCAGGCAAACATAACCAAAGTTGACCAGGCTAAGGACCGCGGATTATTTTCTACCGCTACAGCACCAACAAAAATGGTAGTCTAAATcggcttttatattattttagtttagtcGCTGTCATAATGGGAACGGATAAGACCTCCACTAGCCTCTTGTGGCTCACTATTCGATGTTACGGCCTCAGCTGAAGTCGGCAAGCGCTGGCCAAAAGCGCTACAAATTGTGTAATCGCAAGGTTCTTCTGACCCAGGGTAAATCGTAAGTGGTCTAGTGAGATTCTCGCCCGCAGCAAAGTTCATCTTTAATATATTAATGCGATATGCTAAAAGGAaaggaaatagaaataaagtacCTAAGCTAATTTGCGATAGGTTCAAAGCGCTTTATCGAGAGCTAATATAGAAGTACAGGAGTTCTTATCTGGCTTTACAAAGGACTGTATTTAGCAGTCCAAGTGCGATCGTCTGCAATCTTGTGGTATCAACCATCTAACCTAAGAACcttgaacattttttatatatacttagtgTTGAAAGTATGACCGAAAAATGTCGATAATTAGACCAAAATGAAGATCTTATAGAAGTAAACAATTGGCTTttgtatcaaaaaattataattacgaAACAGAATTAATAAAcagaatatatatgaaatttcgTTATGATCTTAGGTTATTTCCGTCTCCCCATGTTTTACCCAATATATCATGGAACCGCTAAAAGTAATTCAAAGTAATTTTGAGAATcattcttttaataattttaaagcagTGGTACAAAATAGAATTTGAATGAAATGTTTCTAGAGACAATATCAATTGGCTACAAAAATACACTACAACCTGTAGTAATTTAAGAAAGTCTAGAGTGGATTATTTTCTGTGAACCacgcttttaaatatttttcaaaaaagttaagaaatttactaattattaaaaactgtcTCACAAATTTAGAAAGTTTAAGATGGCTTGTATATAAAACTAACTTTGGGAAGGGCTGCCAactcgttaatttttttattcaattatcatcttaataaaatattataatattgacAGAAAGCTCAAGAgatttaaaaatgataaaaaatatgtatgcaaataattaTTACATTATTGATATTAAATGAGAggcttttaagaaatatttggcGTATATGTTTAATACCTTATGTAGCTTAGGTATTGTAATTTACTTCATGAAGGccataaaacacaaattttaaattaaaattttattacttacaaAAAAGTCAAATTACGTATCagcatttttgtaaaataaactttttataacaaaataccGCCTTTGCATTTatcatacaataaaataataaaaaaaaaacatttatatgctGAGACAGCATTTCATGCTTCTTTCCAAGCTCTTTTCTTTGCAAACGATTTTCGGTCAACAAAATTTGGTCTACTTATATATTACTAaatgtatatctatatgtacaCTTATCATTGTACAAATAATACAAGAACATGCAGgtgtacaaatattaaataaaactacaTTACACacgtgcatatacatatgtactgacCTGATATGATTTGCATCCAGCCGCATATGTGAAATACTCTCGTTGACTTCATGAAGATCAAGAATACCAAGAAGCATATTGTCAGCAAGGCCAATGCCACCGCCGCAACCATAAAGAATGTTGCcaactgtatatgtatgtgtgtgcatcaTAATGATGACAAAGATGATGTTGTTGATATTATTAATGATGACATTGTGGTcgatttgttgttgcagttggtgAGCGCAAACAATggttaattaaacaaataaagaatgaaagagaaataaataaataaaatatctcacaagcaaattaaataagtaaatactcatatacataagtaGACAAAACAAAAGTCATTGGTGCTAGGCACGAATTTATTTGCGTTACGCACTTGAAATGAGAATGTCGGCACTGTGAGTATGGTCTCCCAACGTCGCTTGCAATTGTCGAATATCTCATCGCGCTGACACATCTGCCACAGACCCATCCGCCCCGCACTTTCATTGTCCGGATCACCGACCCATTCTGTAAAGCAATTCAAAGATAGTAATTAGAATTTTAAGCGCAAGAATGTAtcttataatttattaacacATTTATATCAATTATAATCAAGAAAATAATGGAAGCTTAATTATATaaccatatatttattttaaatgcaaGTATCGTTGATTGAGGCATCACAGAAAGGACTGTGCTCCCGAATACATTTCAAAACTTATGCTTATAAAATTATGCCAGTGGATGGTGAGATAAAACGTTCTGCAAATACTTTACTCTCTAAGAAGCTGCGccgatatcgaatcactatataatagagctgccatacaaactgactgatcaaagtcaagtccttgcgttgaaaacttttaagttgagaaattatcttcacgaaatttggcctaAGGTTGGATAATAGTAAACtctatttattgaatttaagcTCCTTTTAATGAGTGGACAAGAAGAAGAACATTCCTGCGGCTAAAAATGCCTGCCTAATTATAAAGCTTCATATGTCTTGAGAGCTCTGTAAAGGGCTGATGAAAAAATAatgcatataaatttttcaaaatgttaatGCTTCTTTGTCAGTTAAATGAGTATTACTGAAATTGTAAGAAActacagtttaaaaaaaagtttaagtgatGACTTATCAACCTTGTTACTTTCTTGAATATGCTATATGGTTTGTCTtctaaataatattcaaaactgcttttttaattagatcgaaatatttttaagctttttattataattttaatacccTGAAAAGgcttaagtttaccacgaagtttgtaacacccacaagTAACTTtcggaggccctataaaatctatataaaaataatcagcgtgacgagctgactgGATATAACTGTGTCCATCTGCCTGCCTGTCTCTATataccctcagtttttgaaatatcgaaattttgagatatgaaatttttagCAAGTCTTTTTtcccccaaaaagctgctcatttgtcgaaaccgccgatatcggtccACTTTAGCATaaacctgccatacaaactgaccgatcaagaGTTTTTTTATGGTGAACTTTTTTCTCGCTTTAGTGCAACCAaagataacgttttttcttgtttaaatatatgtatgtatgtaaaaggcGAGCTTAAAAGTTTTCatcattttaaagaaaaatacttattttttactatatttaattttttttttattcaacataGGTACCAACGACGTCAATACACCGATTATAATAATCTTCGAACTTTTCGAAACTATTTTTGAATTTACCAAACACATTACAAATGGTTGCTTCGTCTTCGCCAGTTTTTGTGCACAAAGCATTTGCATTagaaattaatttctattaatttttattcaaaaatgcaaACTTCTATGACCACTGTGTAACTTGTCTTTTGAAGGTTAGGTCTAACTACAAAACATATGCTTTCTATTCTATTGGCGCTTGTATTGCAAAAATACGAACTTTGCAGCCtacttattataataaaagaatgtatttaaaaaaaataatggttttagTTTCACATAAAACATATGTCTAATTGATAAACTAActataaaatcatatatataaaatatatatataccatatattatatattattatactatATCTACACTATTATTAtctcataaaaattaatatttttttaccatgaaaaagcatataataaattatacgcCGACAAgtgtaaaaaatcaaaatcaatcaAATTCGACCAACAAATAGTTCgcgacacatacatacatacacactcgcGCATGTATTCCATGTACATACGATGGACTGACATACTAACCTGGCGTCACAAAGGCAACAATACCGATAATAGCGTAGCATATTGTGAATATCGCCCAGAGAACAGCTATGGCCTTTGAATTGCGTATGTATTTGGTGGCATAGAGATGCGTCGTGTCCATGTATTCGATCTTTGTGCCCAtttttccacacacacacacagaagtgTTGCTCCACGCTTACGACTTCACTGTGGATTTTGCTGTAAGGTAAAGAATTTGGAAGTGaggtaaatatgtacaaatatatttttgactttatataatataataaaatataaatataacaactttttgcacacaataaaaaatacacttgtggttttaattaaaaaaggcaCAACATTAAAAGGTCCGGCGACAAAGCAACAACTAAGTAAGACCCGCTGTAAACTTGTACTTGATATTTTAAGCCGCTTATTATTTGGTGTGGAACAAACCATTTTACGGGTATGAGTCGGTTGAACGACCTTAGGCGCTACCAAAGTTACTCGCTAATGgccatttatttcaaaaataaattatttttcgtaCTTTTTGTCTAGCGGCTGCCATTCTTTGATGCCAAGTTGCAACTAATTAATCACAGATTTGCCTTCAAAATCTTAGAAACgaatttttagtgtttttatgAATGTATTAATAGGTGTTggtacttatatatatggtacatgctTTGGTTAAAAGATCATTAAATTTTCTTAGAATTTTGCTCCGGGAAGtcaaaaattagtatattagatatatgggagcTAGATGTTATATTGACCCAATTTGATCCATTTTTGGTACCACGAATTATTGATGCTCACATTTTGGTCGATTTATTCGGTATAAAGTCTACCAAAAGTTCAATACTGTTTAATTTTAggtatatttcaataatattttcggtaataattgaccgatattttccgtTCACAGTCAGTCAAAGGCACTGGGGTCTGCATATTCGTTATCTGTAGAATTGAAAAGTTATGGACCGATTTCGACAACTTTTCGTCGTGAAATGACTTACTTTAAATGCACTATTAGTGCAAAGTTATTTTCCGGTAACTTTATTGATGcttaatttatatactataaagggaaagaatcagatgaaatttaaattaggatatatgagaaataggcgcgGTTGTAGTCGGATTGCGCCCAATTTCACAGTGTAACATAAGAATATCAGGATTATGCACCAAATTCTACCAATTGAATTGTGGTTTTATGACGGCGTActttaagcaatattttttattttttgaattcttGAATCCTTTGGCTGGGGCACTTTCTAAATAATATTGTGTTAATTATCCAAAATTATTTAAGaggtgtatatatacaatatatgactgtagtaaatatttcaaaataagaaattaattgatttttaccaatattaatttataaaatgaaaaaaaaaattaacaaaaattaaaaaaaaaactgttattaaaataaattcaaaaaaattagtaattattAATAGTTCACCTTATACCCTAAATAAATTACACAAATGTTAcaacaaataattcaaataacgtttttatttaaattaatttttttaacaagtgaggttatattatatttttattttaaactaaaataaatatccaaataataaagttaataGTAAGGGGAACTAGTCAAAAAACGtaaatatactttaaaaaaacataCTAAACTCTGACTAACTTTAATAGGTCAGCACTTTCTCAACCAATTATATTGCATTGATTTAACTGTGCATTTCCATTTAGcgatatagcaaaaaaaaaaattttaattttatatgatcATGGGTTTTTTTGTAatcaattacaaatttatttctaaCAATTAATAACCCTCACCTAGTATAGCGACCACCTAAAACTTAGCCCATCAGACgatcttcgaaaaaaaaacgaaagacttaagcaacaaacCCGCTTCCACAACACTAGTGAAATGAGGCGCACACCATGTGAATGGCAGACACTACATTAAAAGAAAGATAAACATATTTCCGTTAGCCCATATGCAGCATCACTTAGCACTTtccattaatcaaaaatcaaacaaaaaaatcgaaaacacgCGTTCAACACGAAAACACTCTCACTTCTGTTCAAAAATGGTTTTCGCTTTTTCAACGAGTTTTGCAAGCGcaactcaaaaaaaatataatgagcaaatgagaaaatgaaaaaatgccaGACAACATTCTTTGGCCGCGCATACATATCTCCTGCGCATAATCGACCAGATAAATTTGGTACGTGATTCACACAACTTTTTCGACGCGCAAAtcttttgctttattttcttTCTGCATTTTGCTgctgatttttaattttgcttttatttgttttcattattttttctatagTCAGCTCAAAATTACAATTATGCGCTAAATAGATCTAGCACACCTCATATTTACGCGtttatatatgtctgtatgtttataaatatatcgatatatatatatatttatgagcaCGGCCTTTCAGTttcttgtgtatgtgtgtatatgcaaacTCACATACACATAGTCACATGACACTCAGAGTTCATGGCGTGGTAAATTAAGCTTTTACACCGACTGCTGTTTAGTAttcaataaaagtgaaaaatactaCAGTGCATAAACTCGAGAAAATAAACCCATTAACGAACGCCAATTTAATTGTTAAGGTCGTTTGCGTGCACCgacaatacatttaaaaaagtatTGGTTTTACATAGAgccaatagcaaaaatatataaaaatatgaacaatTGAAGCTGGAGCAACAATAAGAGAAACCATGGCGCTCAAACATCATTGCAAAGCATAGACGTAAGATGGATGATTTTTGTGGAGGGGTTAAAAATATTCACttatttggtaatttttttatagataataaaaattaaaaaaattattgtactatttaattagttttagtaagtgtttatatatataaaacttaataaaaaacaattacgaAAAATACACTTATGTTTGGTAATAAACTGGATTTAAGTACTTAAATAAaagttcttaaaaaatataccatataaatacattagcgttcttaaacaatttttttttttcaactcttactctcttaaatttttctatttagaGTAAAAAATCCTCAAAAAACCTGAGCCCTATTGCCCAAATCTAAGAGGTCGctattttatacacttgcaacatgttttaaagagtataatagttttgttacttagcggttgtttgtatcacctaaaaattatGGAGATaaatataggtttatatatataaataaatcaggatgacgagacgagttgaaatccgatgTCTATCTGTcctataaattaccataactaaacaataacataaattaagatataaaactgtaacttGATACAGGGAattgcagtagcaaggggcacctgtgggctaaaagtTGTGAAAAAATGGACGTGGCGTGGCGCCTTCTAAAaggtttattttacaaaatggttgaaatcggattgTAGCCCGGCCTACTGACCACTTTAATTTTTGcggaaaatatcggtaaatctgtaagataaagtataaaaattcgaataaaatgtttctttgataataatataactttgtgtcaaaaataggttgaatcggatGAAGACTTCCCTTAGCCGCCATATACcgtatataaagattttcgaagttccggttgactttataccacatataggCCAATGAGTTTTGTGAAAATgtctgatattttaatgaaaataagtgaACACGTTTTCATGAAAGTTAGAAGATAATATTAATGGTTTGgcgctcaatataaatgaatttttcttggtctaaacctcatatccctaaaatATTGATCTCCGAttctttggttgacgttttccacatcattttatatattaaatttagcctcttcggttgagtttatatcacatatatctcatttgaagatgattttaatatcattttcgctgaagtaatatatacttataaaactaattgagcttATGACCTAAAAACATAATAACATTATATGgtccctttttttattttataattttttgcaggctatttaaaaattgcattaaCTTATACCTAAACGAAGGAATTTTCATTTGAAAGGTAAATTTTTCGGGGGATGAAAAAACTGAATAGgaaagaaacaaaaaagttCTTCAAAAATCCGATTTTTTCATAGAATAAGTGTATATAATAgtgtggagcgaaaaaaaaaaatttttcttgtttagcctgagggtaaaatctgtagaaaaaagaaattttaacatctagaggtggCTCACGctgttttaaagtaatttttgagctaaaatttaaaaactctttacgtttatataaaaattaccgaatgggacggtttttgactcaaaattaattttaacgcttaaggaaagtatgttgtcgtttaagacttttttaaaactccaataatgaccacaaaaaattaagttgataacttttaattgggcaGAAAGagaactctccacagcttctatgTAGaatacttatcaaaaattttttaggaaataaaaattttaactccaaaatttattttaaaactgaaaCCTCCAATCCTCCTctagatgaaaaaaaaaaaaattttttttggcgaaaaattttttttttttttataatctacagattttaccctcaggctaagcaaaaaaaaattttttttttcgcttaacATCCCCTTAAACTTAAACATTCTTTTGAAATACTGTAAATAATACCATTTTACACAAATTACTCAAATcactataatatttcaaaaggcATAAATACGAAGTACATCTTTATAAGCACAAATATATAGCCTCTGCAAGCACCAATatagttgtatgtatgtgtattcccACATCATTGAAtttgttttgttaaattttgctTGCAAACTCTTGACATTTCCACTCTTCTGGTTATGCATttgaacaaaataataacaacaaaaggtGTGCAAAATTGTATGAGCTTCGAATAGAGGCTAATTGGACAATCACTCTGGTTTGCTGATATTATTGAATGATTataaatgtgtttaaaaaacACCCGCATTTTCCCTGTAATTTACTTTTGAAGTTTATTAATAGATTTTCTCATGGtgagctacatacatacaagcacagTGAGGTTACTAGATGAAAAAGTGTGATAAAGTGTTTGAGATATTGGCATGAAATGGGCTTGGTACTAAATTTATTAATCCTTCATTTTATATCGTGTAAATTATGTATTTTGCacacaaaatttagaaaatggACGAGCAACGATTTTACAAATTTCTATGTCGAAGAgataaaaagagaaatatattttccaaatttcagATAATAGAAATGTCTCACATCAGATTTTAATTGTAGAAAAcacaaccaaaaaaattgctgaaTTCGAGTTTGGTGAGTCACGAGAGAACAACCTTAGCAACACCTCACACTTCCCTCCAACTTTACTtgctaaataaatgtatgtcttTCCAGTGATAATAGTATTCAATAAACTTCCAAATGTGCCATGACAATCTTCGTTGCCGACAAAATGGGTTGTGGTCAAACTATGAGTCTTTAGAGTTCATTCAACTTTAGAAAATCTAAGGTTTTTCTTCCATAtggtatttatgtacattagtAAATGCCCAAACAACTTGCTATGAGCGCATAATATCTTCTCTGTGGATATTCGACCGCAGTTAGAAGCGCTACATTAAGTTAATTCTTGAAAAACTAAAGTCGATCTGTAGATATCTCAAAACTCAAACTCAAAAACTTTTCTACTCTACTCCGCCCTCGTAAACATTTGCTTTTGTCTAATAGTGTGAAGAATGCTTATAATCTTAAGATTTTAACagcattttttgttattaataacaaaatttttatttacaatttacttctaaaaattgtttatttgagCGTGTTAGGAAAAGAATGTATAATTATCGCATAGAAATAATATTCGCCATAGTttttattgtcaaaaaaaaatttttttttaaatatattatttaaaaataaaacattttcaaacaaaaacttattaaaaaattactttaaaaatatataataaatgttttttgataaaaaaatattaaaaaaagaatttttcattcattataatcaaatataattattttttaattttaaaaaaaatttaatttattatttttattccctTTCACTATGGTATATAAAAATGCACAAATCtgagaaagaaagaaaattcttcaaagttcgcaatttatttaaaaaaagcatgtgtttgcatatttatacaatttttttaatatctttaccGAAGTATTTTTATGGTGAAAAACAAATCGCAGCGCAGCAATAAATGTGGCTGGTTAGTGCAAACGATGCTAAAATGCATTTTgcttctttttattttcatgtacacgtatatatatgtatatataagcatCTTTATACGTAtgctcattatttatattggcatttagcacacacacacacatatatttgtgtatgagTTGTTAGCATTGGTGGAGTAAAAGCTGAAATTGCATCAACAAAAAAGGAAAGGGAGCTCACTTGACccaatttttacatatatacgctCATACTTAACTACCAACAGATatgcgtacatacataaatatttgtaggtaaaaatacttacatatgaaaGCTTTTACCATTCTACTTCGTTTGGTGCATATGCTCATGAATGCTTTTCACCATTATTTTGTGGCATAAAACGTGCACTTTTCAACTAATTTCCTAGGCAGTTAAGATGTTAAATACTTTATTATTCTTTTACCGACAAACACTTACTTCCTTTTgaggtttttcttttttgctttttaaatcatttttctGAGTAACTTTTTGACTGCAAATATGCATTAAGTGAAAAGTATGCTTTTTTGTTTCTACATCCACCGTTTGCTATAAAACAGGCGTCAGATGTGTGGCAGCGCTTAATTGCAGCGGATGCAGCCACTTCAGCCGCAACTTGAGCTTTTACACTTATTGCTGTGTCATACCtttaaaatcaactttcattatttttcttttatacgtACATTGTACTTACGCTTGACAGTCAAACCGCGTTAAATAGAACTTAAAAGGTTagcatttttaaacatttgtcATCTTAAAATGTACATCAGTCAGGCATTTGTACCATTTCTATGTATACCCTGAATAGAAACGTTGGAGACCAGTTGagatacaaactgactgatcgaaatcaagttcttgtaagggatCTTTTGTAGTTGTGAAGAGTATAATAGCATCGGTACATTCGAATTTAacgtattttgttgtttttataattacatatttttaagttttacaaGAAATCATGATATTTGCAATTTTAAGTGaactaatttcattttttaaaggaattaaaaatttcacaaattgttCAGTATAGTGAAAGCTCGCAAACTTTCaagctttatttttaaaatctctTCTGTAAATAAAAAAGGGAGACAATTAGCCTTATCTCACTTCTCCCATCACACTTTAGAGCTTATTAAAGTTGATAGTAAAGACACAAACCGTTTTCAAAAACTTTGTAAAAGTTTTCGAAGTCAATCCCGAATCGATTCTTAAAACACTTAATTAATTTGGTAGCTGAAGCTCATATGGTAGACTTCAAAAAATGTAAGTACATGGCATTTTTAAGCACCCGAGTGAATTCTAAAAAGATTGCGAATGATGAAAAAATGTCGAAAACTTAACATAGCCAACTGAAAGTTCACTagctgcatttttttttttttgattttaaatgttACTGCGAGCATAAATTTAATCCACAACCCATCGAGGGATCTTCACACGCTCAATAAACtcgattttaatatttaatttgaataaaattgagAAAGCGAATTCTTCTTTTCCACTGGTTTAAATTGTGGAAGCTCTACAGTAAAGCTTTTACAACTCTATGAATTGTAATGTAAACAACTATTGCGATTTTCTCACATGGCGTAGGCCCAACAAAAAGACGTCTCGACGCATTTTAACGCATTTATACAATTATGCGACCGATGATGATGGTTTAATCAATGCTCCTTGATACGCGgtgtcaaataataataataaaagaaagttTTAATCATGAATGGAATAGAtatgtagaaaaatatttttatacacatttcttttttttatataattttcttagaAAATAAGAATAACAAAACGACCGATCGGTTACAAGGATGATAAAAGATCCTTCACAGgtgaagatctttatcttgattttgatcggtcaagaAAGAAATggacgtgtgccaaatttctaaaatatagaTAGACTGACGAACAGACAGATGAACATCATCAGCATCAGCATGATGATCATttgcatatatactttatagagtcaccgacgtttccttttgggttttacaaactttgtAAAGGATGTTCAGGGAATTTAAAACTGTTTTTGGGTTTAAAGTACTTTGGGGTCCTAAAAGACATTAATCTGTtggtaaaataatgaaaaaaaaatcgataccTTTTCCTTTCCTCTCCGAATATATTGCCAGTAACACCCTGACTATAATCACAAAAGATGCAACTACAAAAAAgtcactaaaaatataatttttttttttaattttccttaaacatcacttttaattaaaaagaaaacaggtttttaatatgaagtttccacaataatttttgatgtaacattatatttttatttactacttttaatgtttaaaaaattacaatgttTACAAGCACTTATGCAGTTATATTATGCGCCGACGAAGTGAAATTACTATTTACCCAGCTTTTACACGTTTTTATGTCTACAAAATGCTTTCGGTGCAATCATCATTACTGTTTGGAGACAATCAACTTTTAACCAGTAAACAGCTTTcatcgaaaaaaaattgcagaaatcGCGCTCCCAACTGACCAGACAAAACTGCCTCGCATCTACGATGCAATGACGAGACAAATAGCCAGACAAATTTAATCAGCAGCCAACTAGTCAGCAAACTCATCAGACATTCGATCAACCAGTTATCGAGCAACACCGCTCCTTGAGTGAGCCAACTAGCAACACACGCGGCTGCTGATCAGTCGCCGATCAAGCGAAACGCCGCCAAGTAACGGCGCACATAGTACATCGCCTTGATCGGGAAAAAATTTATCGTTGATCGGGAAAAAATTGCAGTCAGCAATTGTTGCGCCACATTGTGGGATGCCACTGACGCCGACTGGCGTTCGCTAATAATAAATGCTGTTAGTTGTTGGCACGATcgctagcaacaacaataacgacatAAATTGACGGATGATCGTTGTGGTCCGGTTATGCTggacaaaatcaaaattcataCGCGTACTTAGTACTTT encodes:
- the Tmhs gene encoding LHFPL tetraspan subfamily member 3 protein isoform X2, which gives rise to MGTKIEYMDTTHLYATKYIRNSKAIAVLWAIFTICYAIIGIVAFVTPEWVGDPDNESAGRMGLWQMCQRDEIFDNCKRRWETILTVPTFSFQLATFFMVAAVALALLTICFLVFLIFMKSTRVFHICGWMQIISAICMIVACAAFPFGWNSDDFRKICGPDANRFELGLCGIRWAYPLAIIGCVDGVVLATLAFILATRHVRLQPDPLYQSSLYKDAASLAGSRKSLNLQPILLVAPPHNMPTNGDDTISQFSSRTPNHRYRPDYPMHQF
- the Tmhs gene encoding LHFPL tetraspan subfamily member 3 protein isoform X1, producing the protein MGTKIEYMDTTHLYATKYIRNSKAIAVLWAIFTICYAIIGIVAFVTPEWVGDPDNESAGRMGLWQMCQRDEIFDNCKRRWETILTVPTFSFQLATFFMVAAVALALLTICFLVFLIFMKSTRVFHICGWMQIISAICMIVACAAFPFGWNSDDFRKICGPDANRFELGLCGIRWAYPLAIIGCVDGVVLATLAFILATRHVRLQPDPLYQSSLYKGEINNAYITDAASLAGSRKSLNLQPILLVAPPHNMPTNGDDTISQFSSRTPNHRYRPDYPMHQF